Below is a window of Nocardia asteroides DNA.
GCCTGGCGGGCAAGCTGTACCTGCCGAACATGGCGGCCATGGCGCAGGGCCCCGGCTTCCCGAATCTGTCCTGCCTGGGCGAACTCTCGGACCGCGTGCTGCGCACCGAGCCGGCCAGGGCTCGCGCCGGCGCGGCGCTCGCCGCTCGCTGAGTTTTCGGAGCGCTGGCGCGCTCGAGGTCGCGGCCCCTTGGGTCCCGCCGGTCAGGCACCGTTGCTTGCTCCTTCGTCGCGTACGCAACGGCGCCTGACCGGCGGGACGGCCGCGACGGCCGCTGCGCGGCCTGCCCCTCCTCGGGGTCGGGGCGTGCGGGGCCCGGTGGGAGTCAGTCGCGGGCGACCGGGAGGTCGGCCGGGGTGCGCGGGGTCGCGTAGAGGGCGATGCGGCGGGTGGGGCGGACGTCGAATTCGCCGACGCGGTGCCAGCCGATCTTGTCGAAGCTGCGGCAGATGGCCTGGTTGCGGTGGTCCGGGTCGCCGACCACGCGGCGGCATTCGGGATTCGCGGCGAAGATCGCGGTGGCCATGCCTGCGATCCAGGCGGACATGATGCCCTTGCCGATCACCCGGGTGTCGGCGGTGGCGATGTGGAAGCCGATGTCGCCGGGGCGGGCGTCGTAGAGGCGGCCGATCTCGTCCTTGGCGGCGCGGTACAGCTCGATGTAGGCGATGTCGCGCACGCCCAGCTCGGGCTCGCCGAGGACGGCGAAGTCGAGGCTGAGAATGTGTGGGCGCGAATAGGTTCCGGCCAGCTGGGCCCGGATGTCGGCGCGGCGGCGGTCGGCGTCGTAGTCCTGTTCCCAGGACTCGAGCAGGTGCGGGCGGGCCATCCACTCGGCCAGCAGCTCGGGGTCGGTGCCGTCCGGGTCGGCTACGCGCATCGAGAACGGTG
It encodes the following:
- a CDS encoding GNAT family N-acetyltransferase, producing the protein MIERSTQLMTRAGTPYVLPREQTDLPADVAAAPAPALPVFEAPFSMRVADPDGTDPELLAEWMARPHLLESWEQDYDADRRRADIRAQLAGTYSRPHILSLDFAVLGEPELGVRDIAYIELYRAAKDEIGRLYDARPGDIGFHIATADTRVIGKGIMSAWIAGMATAIFAANPECRRVVGDPDHRNQAICRSFDKIGWHRVGEFDVRPTRRIALYATPRTPADLPVARD